The DNA region TTTGATAGATTTTCCCATAATGAAAATCTGTGCATGTTTTAAGCTTCAGGGGACCTTCTCTCCCCTTACACTTTTAACTTACAACAGTTTCAACACCTTATTTTGTTCCTGCCATTTGGAGCCAGCATCCATCTTGCCATCACCAACCAACATGTTCGCACAGCTAGTAGAGTTTACAATTCGACATCACAGTTTAAAATGAAATTTACTGCATTCAAGGGGAGATTTGAGAATGCAAAAATAGTTCATCTTCTAGAAGTGCCAAATTCAGCATCACATCAACGACAGCATGAGGCCTGGAGGTATTATTGTCTGGTTGTAGCCTGCTTGTATTGATGATGACCTCTCGGGTCCGTTGTGTGACAGCAAGAGGGCCATCCGTGAGTTGCGGTCTGGTGCACCATTGGGCTGTGGGAAAGAGCCCCAGGCACTAGCCTCCCTGTCAATGGGAGAAGGATGTGTCATTACAGCTTCACGCTCCCATAGACGGTGGCGGTTTCGAATTCCCTCAGCATCTAAAGGAATGGGAGTTATCAGGAAAGGTGTCACACACTGGTCTGCTGGATTCAGACCCCTCGGGTTTGCAGATTGTGGCATACTTGTTCCATGCACACTTTGAGAATTTTGTCGATGGAAGCCTTCATGGAGATTGGCATGGGTTCGGAGGAATGGTGACAccgaggaaaggacagaggagcTGGTGGGGCCAGATCTTGGGACAtttctggaaaaaaaaaaacaaaaaagagttAAAATTCAGGTGGTGATCATATCGAACAAACTTGAATCATATTGAAAGCATGCATAATGATAATATTTGATAACTACAGATTTAGATTCAGAAAGAAACAGCCGGGTAAAAGGTAGGAAATCGATGCAATGCAACTCACCCATGACCAAGAACAAAAGGATGGAaaacagagtctgcagcaggtaAACCATCCGTGTTGATCCTTGAAAAGTGAGATGCTGGATCATGGCTATTGAATAGGTAGGATGGATGATGGCGATTACTCTCTGCTATCATATGAGCGTGAATATCTCTTGGTCTTGAAAAATAACTCCACTGATGGTGATACCCAGAACCATCAAGCATGGCCTCAAATGACTGATTGGAGGAAGAAGGTTGGGGCAGTTGTGTGTAAGTTACGAAAGGGGGTGGATGAGGTGATGACATGGTCGACTGATTCTCAGAAACAATAGCATGATATCCAAAAGGATCACGAACTGCAATACCACAAATTCGCTGGGTTACTCAAAAGTTATTTAACTTGTCATTAATATAGATCTGCTTTGACTTACAAGGAGTAGCTGAAGAAGATTCGCCTTCcctaaattaaaatagaaaaaaaggtaaGTTAGATGACAAATGCCACTAAACGCTTCCAATGTGGCATTTA from Zingiber officinale cultivar Zhangliang chromosome 4B, Zo_v1.1, whole genome shotgun sequence includes:
- the LOC121977162 gene encoding E3 ubiquitin-protein ligase RFI2-like isoform X1; this translates as MDREEPVEEGKEGEDAVGVTCSICLEAVKSGGDRATAWLQCGHEFHLDCIGSAFNAKGVMQCPNCRKVEEGNWLYANGCHSTPDFIDELIHDGDLYNHSYIESPIGGHWCPISDLARIPSMFEEGESSSATPFRDPFGYHAIVSENQSTMSSPHPPPFVTYTQLPQPSSSNQSFEAMLDGSGYHHQWSYFSRPRDIHAHMIAESNRHHPSYLFNSHDPASHFSRINTDGLPAADSVFHPFVLGHGNVPRSGPTSSSVLSSVSPFLRTHANLHEGFHRQNSQSVHGTSMPQSANPRGLNPADQCVTPFLITPIPLDAEGIRNRHRLWEREAVMTHPSPIDREASAWGSFPQPNGAPDRNSRMALLLSHNGPERSSSIQAGYNQTIIPPGLMLSLM
- the LOC121977162 gene encoding E3 ubiquitin-protein ligase RFI2-like isoform X2 gives rise to the protein MFEVESKGIKKYCIGSAFNAKGVMQCPNCRKVEEGNWLYANGCHSTPDFIDELIHDGDLYNHSYIESPIGGHWCPISDLARIPSMFEEGESSSATPFRDPFGYHAIVSENQSTMSSPHPPPFVTYTQLPQPSSSNQSFEAMLDGSGYHHQWSYFSRPRDIHAHMIAESNRHHPSYLFNSHDPASHFSRINTDGLPAADSVFHPFVLGHGNVPRSGPTSSSVLSSVSPFLRTHANLHEGFHRQNSQSVHGTSMPQSANPRGLNPADQCVTPFLITPIPLDAEGIRNRHRLWEREAVMTHPSPIDREASAWGSFPQPNGAPDRNSRMALLLSHNGPERSSSIQAGYNQTIIPPGLMLSLM